From one Thunnus maccoyii chromosome 6, fThuMac1.1, whole genome shotgun sequence genomic stretch:
- the LOC121899103 gene encoding uncharacterized protein LOC121899103 isoform X1, which translates to MLASVYTSNKYGATLRFIWRCVCVHLMSLCSIFTLLLSLGWLNMLTRWLTFTAFLAGSANPERAALGQGSVTVTPTCRIKGHPEVELTLNCGDGKKAGVVEYWHTPFGDFHTPSFHNKLDPVFMHHDGSLVIPNTSRLHGGFYYCLQQHTEGTTLWPYELHVGPDDQKNQEHGGYEEGSSCDALRFRRDVGSEEEEQGGVSDEQFAAAVAASVLLTFVLGFSAGALSRTHVLRCLGTVAKRLQSPRRQQCQTDMSDHGDDVTMTTLPSMYDNQAFQLEPVRDDDSAHRVTTETMISSVTSSPPAKPQRSFRHKREEERETTAYLEGGDHMKEEEKRLEVEEEEEKNKGCDGEAEEEEGGFYLLEEDRGSETETDEDKCSDDGEEKDGRKENREEKKEWRREEEVEEAGEQVNRSNENEEERRSSEEEAATGNKEKRRDEKMREEGWRGEEEEGGDDGEKKRSEEDEETDISRDDEAGRKNQEDTMKNGIKGGGGGGEPSSSLPRPGRRSRVIRLYQYNEDGQRYCHLPDPAPSDTGPAPRLKQRTLSLTRLNAIMAAASAGPLDASQNKRETEGEEREERPHFHMEI; encoded by the exons ATGTTAGCATCTGTTTACACGTCCAACAAGTACGGAGCAACATTACGATTCATTTGgagatgtgtttgtgtccacctgatgagtctatgttcaatattcactctgcttCTGTCTCTGGGTTG GTTGAACATGTTAACTAGGTGGTTAACTTTCACAGCTTTTCTGGCTGGCTCAGCCAATCCAGAAAGAGCAGCTCTTGGTCAGGGCTCCGTGACTGTCACACCGACCTGCAGGATCAAAGGTCATCCAGAGGTGGAGCTGACGTTAAACTGTGGAGATGGAAAGAAAGCAG GTGTGGTTGAGTACTGGCACACCCCCTTTGGAGACTTCCACACCCCCAGTTTCCACAATAAACTGGACCCTGTCTTTATGCACCATGATGGGAGCCTGGTGATCCCCAACACCAGCCGTCTCCACGGCGGTTTTTACTACTGCCTCCAGCAGCACACAGAGGGAACCACACTGTGGCCGTACGAGCTCCATGTTGGTCCCGACGATCAAAAGAACCAAGAACACGGCGGATATGAGGAAGGCAGCAGCTGTGATGCGTTAAGGTTCAGGAGGGATGTTGggtctgaggaggaggagcagggaggcGTTTCAGATGAGCAGTTTGCAGCAGCTGTGGCAGCGTCGGTGCTGCTGACGTTTGTGCTGGGCTTCAGCGCCGGAGCTCTGAGCAGGACTCATGTTCTCAG GTGTCTAGGGACAGTCGCTAAGAGGTTGCAATCACCACGGCGACAACAATGCCAAACTGACATGTCGGACCATGGCGATGACGTCACCATGACAACCCTGCCATCCATGTACGACAACCAGGCCTTTCAGTTGGAACCGGTGAGGGATGACGACTCTGCACATCGTGTAACCACGGAGACGATGATTTCGTCCGTGACCTCGTCTCCCCCCGCAAAACCTCAGAGAAGCTTCCGGCACAAACGAGAGGAGGAGCGGGAGACCACTGCTTATCTGGAGGGAGGTGACCacatgaaggaggaggagaaaaggttggaggtggaggaggaggaggaaaagaataAAGGGTGTGATGgggaggcagaggaagaggagggaggttTCTATCTATTAGAAGAAGATAGAGGGAGTGAAACCGAAACAGATGAGGACAAGTGTAGTGACGACGGAGAGGAGAAAGATGGGAGAAAAGAGAAcagggaggaaaagaaggaatggagaagggaggaagaggtggaggaggcaggTGAGCAGGTGAACAGGAGCAATGagaatgaagaggagaggagaagcagTGAGGAGGAGGCAGCCACAGGTAACAAGGAGAAACGGAGAGATGAGAAGATGAgggaggaaggatggaggggggaggaggaggagggaggagatgatggagaaaagaagagaagtgaggaagatgaagagacaGACATTAGCAGAGACGATGAGGCGGGCAGGAAGAACCAAGAGGACACGATGAAGAACGGTAtcaaaggaggaggaggaggaggagaaccaTCATCCTCGCTGCCTCGCCCGGGCCGTAGAAGCCGCGTCATTCGCCTCTATCAGTACAACGAGGACGGCCAGCGGTATTGCCACCTTCCAGACCCCGCCCCCAGTGACACAGGCCCCGCCCCCAGGCTCAAACAACGCACCCTCTCTCTGACACGCCTCAACGCCATCATGGCCGCCGCCTCGGCTGGGCCGCTGGACGCTTctcaaaataaaagagaaacggaaggggaggagagagaggagaggccACACTTCCACATGGAGATATAA
- the LOC121899103 gene encoding trichohyalin isoform X2 yields MLTRWLTFTAFLAGSANPERAALGQGSVTVTPTCRIKGHPEVELTLNCGDGKKAGVVEYWHTPFGDFHTPSFHNKLDPVFMHHDGSLVIPNTSRLHGGFYYCLQQHTEGTTLWPYELHVGPDDQKNQEHGGYEEGSSCDALRFRRDVGSEEEEQGGVSDEQFAAAVAASVLLTFVLGFSAGALSRTHVLRCLGTVAKRLQSPRRQQCQTDMSDHGDDVTMTTLPSMYDNQAFQLEPVRDDDSAHRVTTETMISSVTSSPPAKPQRSFRHKREEERETTAYLEGGDHMKEEEKRLEVEEEEEKNKGCDGEAEEEEGGFYLLEEDRGSETETDEDKCSDDGEEKDGRKENREEKKEWRREEEVEEAGEQVNRSNENEEERRSSEEEAATGNKEKRRDEKMREEGWRGEEEEGGDDGEKKRSEEDEETDISRDDEAGRKNQEDTMKNGIKGGGGGGEPSSSLPRPGRRSRVIRLYQYNEDGQRYCHLPDPAPSDTGPAPRLKQRTLSLTRLNAIMAAASAGPLDASQNKRETEGEEREERPHFHMEI; encoded by the exons ATGTTAACTAGGTGGTTAACTTTCACAGCTTTTCTGGCTGGCTCAGCCAATCCAGAAAGAGCAGCTCTTGGTCAGGGCTCCGTGACTGTCACACCGACCTGCAGGATCAAAGGTCATCCAGAGGTGGAGCTGACGTTAAACTGTGGAGATGGAAAGAAAGCAG GTGTGGTTGAGTACTGGCACACCCCCTTTGGAGACTTCCACACCCCCAGTTTCCACAATAAACTGGACCCTGTCTTTATGCACCATGATGGGAGCCTGGTGATCCCCAACACCAGCCGTCTCCACGGCGGTTTTTACTACTGCCTCCAGCAGCACACAGAGGGAACCACACTGTGGCCGTACGAGCTCCATGTTGGTCCCGACGATCAAAAGAACCAAGAACACGGCGGATATGAGGAAGGCAGCAGCTGTGATGCGTTAAGGTTCAGGAGGGATGTTGggtctgaggaggaggagcagggaggcGTTTCAGATGAGCAGTTTGCAGCAGCTGTGGCAGCGTCGGTGCTGCTGACGTTTGTGCTGGGCTTCAGCGCCGGAGCTCTGAGCAGGACTCATGTTCTCAG GTGTCTAGGGACAGTCGCTAAGAGGTTGCAATCACCACGGCGACAACAATGCCAAACTGACATGTCGGACCATGGCGATGACGTCACCATGACAACCCTGCCATCCATGTACGACAACCAGGCCTTTCAGTTGGAACCGGTGAGGGATGACGACTCTGCACATCGTGTAACCACGGAGACGATGATTTCGTCCGTGACCTCGTCTCCCCCCGCAAAACCTCAGAGAAGCTTCCGGCACAAACGAGAGGAGGAGCGGGAGACCACTGCTTATCTGGAGGGAGGTGACCacatgaaggaggaggagaaaaggttggaggtggaggaggaggaggaaaagaataAAGGGTGTGATGgggaggcagaggaagaggagggaggttTCTATCTATTAGAAGAAGATAGAGGGAGTGAAACCGAAACAGATGAGGACAAGTGTAGTGACGACGGAGAGGAGAAAGATGGGAGAAAAGAGAAcagggaggaaaagaaggaatggagaagggaggaagaggtggaggaggcaggTGAGCAGGTGAACAGGAGCAATGagaatgaagaggagaggagaagcagTGAGGAGGAGGCAGCCACAGGTAACAAGGAGAAACGGAGAGATGAGAAGATGAgggaggaaggatggaggggggaggaggaggagggaggagatgatggagaaaagaagagaagtgaggaagatgaagagacaGACATTAGCAGAGACGATGAGGCGGGCAGGAAGAACCAAGAGGACACGATGAAGAACGGTAtcaaaggaggaggaggaggaggagaaccaTCATCCTCGCTGCCTCGCCCGGGCCGTAGAAGCCGCGTCATTCGCCTCTATCAGTACAACGAGGACGGCCAGCGGTATTGCCACCTTCCAGACCCCGCCCCCAGTGACACAGGCCCCGCCCCCAGGCTCAAACAACGCACCCTCTCTCTGACACGCCTCAACGCCATCATGGCCGCCGCCTCGGCTGGGCCGCTGGACGCTTctcaaaataaaagagaaacggaaggggaggagagagaggagaggccACACTTCCACATGGAGATATAA